Proteins encoded together in one Synechococcus sp. BL107 window:
- a CDS encoding bifunctional (p)ppGpp synthetase/guanosine-3',5'-bis(diphosphate) 3'-pyrophosphohydrolase, which produces MRHAASTPDEQRASQGSALFTRGLPELRQRPIRNPEDYQIVLPEWLRQCIANVPPGAGQSCPTDPEALLVSAFDFSFQLHEGQFRASGDPYIVHPVAVADLLRDIGASAPVIAAGFLHDVVEDTDVSLEEIQAHFGSEVRELVEGVTKLGGIHFNDRTEAQAENLRRMFMAMASDIRVVLVKLADRVHNMRTIGALKEEKRQRIARETREIYAPLANRLGIGRFKWELEDLAFKLLEPEAFREIQQEVATKRSEREQRLGVTVGLLNERLQRAGLEGCEVSGRPKHLYGIWSKMERQQKAFHEIYDVAALRITTPSVETCYRALAVVHDTFRPIPGRFKDYIGLPKPNGYQSLHTAVIGRHRPIEVQIRTLEMHQVAEFGIAAHWKYKEGGSPASCGSDAERFNWLRQLVDWQQEGGNDDHNDYLSSIKEDLFDEEVFVFTPKGDVVGLRKGATAVDFAYRIHSEVGNHCNGVRVNDRLCPLATPLQNGDFVQVLTSKTAHPSLDWLNFVATPTARNRIRQWYKRSHRDETIERGKDLLERELGRDGFDLLLNGDTMVRVAQRCNVVTTEDLLASLGFGAVTLQQVLNRFREEIRLQAQEEEEPLSNEEVALALVAPKESAQPHRRGAGAILGIEGLDYRLGGCCSPLPGEAIVGTVALGNHGITIHRQDCTNVESIPRERRLPVRWNPKPDGDRQNFPVQLRIEAIDRVGILKDILMRLSDGGINVSDARVKTATGRPACIDLRVELQGADQLSRTLSQIRSMADVIDIARIGVS; this is translated from the coding sequence ATGCGACACGCCGCCTCAACACCGGATGAACAAAGAGCCAGTCAGGGCTCGGCATTGTTCACGCGCGGTTTGCCGGAATTAAGGCAGCGTCCGATTCGAAATCCAGAGGACTATCAGATCGTCTTGCCCGAGTGGCTGCGGCAATGCATTGCCAACGTGCCGCCAGGAGCGGGTCAAAGTTGTCCGACCGATCCAGAGGCGTTGCTGGTGTCGGCTTTCGACTTCAGTTTTCAGCTGCATGAGGGGCAATTCCGGGCGAGTGGCGATCCCTACATCGTTCATCCCGTGGCGGTGGCTGATCTGCTGCGCGATATCGGCGCCAGTGCTCCGGTGATCGCTGCGGGTTTCCTTCACGATGTGGTGGAAGACACCGACGTATCCCTCGAGGAGATCCAAGCGCATTTCGGCTCGGAAGTGCGTGAGCTGGTGGAGGGGGTCACCAAGCTCGGTGGCATTCATTTCAACGACCGCACCGAGGCACAAGCCGAAAATTTGCGCCGGATGTTTATGGCGATGGCCAGTGACATTCGGGTTGTGTTGGTGAAGTTGGCGGATCGGGTTCACAACATGCGCACCATCGGTGCCCTCAAGGAGGAAAAGCGTCAACGGATTGCGCGGGAGACCCGCGAGATCTATGCCCCCCTCGCCAATCGTCTTGGTATCGGACGGTTCAAATGGGAGCTTGAGGATCTGGCGTTCAAGTTGTTGGAACCCGAGGCCTTTCGGGAAATTCAGCAAGAGGTGGCCACCAAGCGCAGTGAGCGGGAGCAGCGGCTGGGGGTCACCGTTGGTTTATTAAATGAACGGTTGCAGCGCGCCGGCCTTGAGGGTTGTGAGGTGAGTGGTCGGCCCAAACATCTTTATGGCATCTGGAGCAAAATGGAGCGCCAACAAAAGGCGTTCCACGAGATCTACGACGTGGCAGCGCTGCGGATCACGACGCCCAGCGTGGAGACCTGTTACCGCGCCTTGGCTGTGGTGCACGACACGTTTCGCCCGATTCCTGGACGGTTTAAGGACTACATCGGTTTGCCGAAGCCGAATGGCTATCAGTCGCTGCATACAGCGGTGATTGGTCGTCATCGACCGATCGAGGTACAGATTCGAACCTTGGAGATGCACCAGGTTGCCGAATTTGGGATTGCTGCCCACTGGAAATACAAGGAGGGCGGCTCACCCGCCAGTTGCGGCAGTGATGCGGAACGGTTCAACTGGCTGCGGCAGCTGGTGGATTGGCAACAGGAGGGTGGCAATGACGACCACAACGACTACCTCTCGTCGATCAAAGAAGACCTCTTCGATGAGGAGGTTTTTGTGTTTACGCCCAAAGGTGATGTGGTGGGTTTGCGCAAAGGTGCCACCGCCGTTGATTTTGCCTATCGGATTCACTCCGAGGTGGGCAACCATTGCAATGGTGTGCGCGTGAATGATCGGCTGTGTCCCTTGGCGACCCCGCTGCAAAACGGTGATTTCGTTCAAGTGTTAACCAGCAAGACCGCGCACCCCAGCCTGGATTGGCTCAATTTTGTTGCCACGCCCACCGCCCGCAATCGGATCCGCCAGTGGTACAAGCGCAGCCATCGAGATGAAACGATTGAGCGGGGGAAAGATCTGTTGGAACGGGAGCTTGGCCGCGACGGCTTTGATCTTCTTTTGAACGGCGACACCATGGTGCGCGTAGCCCAGCGCTGCAATGTCGTCACCACGGAAGACCTCTTGGCTTCGTTGGGATTTGGCGCGGTGACGCTGCAGCAGGTTCTCAACCGCTTCCGTGAGGAAATCAGGCTGCAGGCGCAAGAGGAGGAGGAGCCCCTCAGCAATGAAGAGGTCGCTCTCGCTCTGGTGGCACCCAAGGAGTCGGCTCAGCCCCATCGCCGTGGAGCGGGGGCCATCTTGGGGATTGAGGGATTGGACTATCGCCTCGGTGGTTGCTGCAGTCCGTTGCCGGGTGAGGCGATCGTGGGCACCGTTGCCCTTGGCAATCACGGCATCACGATTCATCGGCAGGATTGCACCAATGTGGAGTCGATCCCGCGGGAACGGCGCTTGCCGGTGCGCTGGAATCCCAAGCCCGATGGCGACCGCCAGAACTTTCCGGTGCAGTTGCGCATCGAGGCGATTGATCGCGTGGGCATCTTGAAAGACATCCTGATGCGCCTCTCCGACGGGGGGATCAACGTCAGTGATGCGCGGGTGAAAACGGCAACTGGTCGGCCGGCCTGTATTGATCTACGTGTGGAACTCCAGGGTGCTGATCAGTTGAGTCGCACTCTCTCCCAGATCCGCTCGATGGCTGATGTGATCGATATTGCGCGGATCGGGGTGAGTTGA
- a CDS encoding YdiU family protein: MSNLLLALPFEGSIESLGAAYWDVVEAAQFPRTQLRFRNDAVLHQLGVESQQISDTDLEQAFGRFEGRVPFLALRYHGFQFGNYNPQLGDGRGFLYGQLRDRHGQLQDFGTKGSGTTPWSRGGDGRLTLKGGVREVIASEALHRLGVTTSRTVSLIETGEDLYRSDEPSPTRSAVMVRMARTHLRFGTCERLLYLGDAPGLERLLCHVVAVYYPEIAVAHPAGAGDRAGLQRQLLAFYGELVERVARLAAEWMAAGFVHGVLNTDNMSLVGESFDYGPFAFLDRWDPSFTAAYFDQTGLYAYGRQPAICRKNLQMLQEPLALLLPREVMEERLERFAEVYSQHYCSRIRRRLGLPEAGDDAVVRHALALLAAWPVGYGDFFASLCRRVVAQGLPEEADALEPFVLDAPAPPRDVWQAWRDAWWIEQRSTADVIQRLQRWNLSCPPTRPLIETLWEAIDQHDDWAPYGHWLDTVMGRDG; encoded by the coding sequence TTGAGCAACCTTTTACTGGCGTTGCCATTTGAGGGTTCGATCGAATCGTTGGGTGCGGCGTATTGGGATGTGGTGGAGGCAGCGCAGTTTCCGCGCACGCAACTGCGCTTTCGGAACGATGCTGTGCTGCATCAGTTGGGGGTGGAGTCCCAGCAGATTTCGGATACCGATCTAGAGCAGGCCTTCGGACGCTTTGAAGGCCGGGTTCCCTTCCTGGCCCTGCGCTATCACGGCTTCCAGTTTGGGAACTACAACCCCCAACTCGGCGATGGTCGGGGCTTTCTCTACGGGCAGCTGCGAGACCGCCATGGCCAGCTTCAAGACTTCGGAACCAAGGGCTCGGGAACGACGCCATGGAGCCGGGGTGGCGATGGACGACTCACCTTGAAGGGAGGTGTACGGGAGGTGATCGCCTCGGAAGCCTTGCATCGACTGGGCGTCACGACGAGTCGAACCGTCTCCTTGATTGAAACCGGGGAGGATCTGTATCGCAGTGATGAGCCTTCGCCCACGCGAAGCGCGGTGATGGTGCGTATGGCGCGTACCCATTTGCGTTTTGGCACCTGTGAACGACTCCTGTATCTGGGTGATGCCCCCGGCTTGGAGCGATTGCTGTGCCATGTGGTGGCTGTGTATTACCCCGAGATTGCGGTAGCCCATCCCGCTGGCGCTGGCGATCGCGCTGGACTGCAGCGTCAACTCTTGGCCTTTTACGGCGAGCTTGTCGAGCGGGTGGCGCGCTTAGCGGCTGAGTGGATGGCGGCGGGCTTCGTCCATGGGGTGCTCAACACCGACAACATGTCGTTGGTTGGCGAAAGCTTCGACTACGGGCCGTTTGCCTTCCTCGACCGTTGGGATCCGTCCTTCACTGCGGCCTATTTCGACCAGACCGGGTTGTACGCCTACGGTCGTCAGCCTGCAATTTGTCGGAAGAATCTGCAAATGCTGCAAGAGCCCCTCGCCCTGCTGCTCCCCCGGGAGGTGATGGAGGAACGGCTCGAGCGATTTGCCGAGGTTTATAGCCAGCACTACTGCTCTCGGATACGGCGTCGGTTGGGCTTGCCTGAGGCTGGAGATGATGCGGTGGTGCGCCATGCCTTGGCGTTACTCGCGGCTTGGCCGGTGGGGTACGGCGACTTTTTTGCGTCGTTGTGTCGACGTGTCGTTGCGCAAGGACTGCCGGAGGAAGCGGACGCTCTAGAGCCATTTGTTCTGGACGCGCCTGCGCCGCCGCGGGATGTCTGGCAGGCCTGGCGAGATGCCTGGTGGATCGAACAACGCTCGACAGCGGATGTGATCCAGCGCTTACAGCGCTGGAATCTGTCGTGTCCCCCAACGCGGCCGTTGATCGAAACCCTCTGGGAGGCCATTGATCAGCATGACGATTGGGCGCCCTATGGCCACTGGTTAGACACCGTGATGGGGCGAGATGGCTGA
- a CDS encoding DUF2062 domain-containing protein — protein MRRLLRASRHRLRRSLHWLWAQEGTPGQRARGLAAGVFCGCFPFFGLQIVVSVGVASLLKGNHLLAAAGTLVSNPLTYIPLYWFNYLVGDQLLGPSAGADTLSSINRSNLWLQGWDFTQRILLGSSLVGLILAAVSGLVAYKLFQRRSIQPSRPITVSNQWP, from the coding sequence ATGCGCCGGCTGCTGCGAGCCAGTCGCCACCGACTCCGACGGAGTCTTCACTGGCTTTGGGCGCAAGAGGGAACTCCTGGACAACGTGCCCGCGGCCTAGCTGCAGGGGTGTTTTGTGGCTGCTTTCCCTTTTTCGGCTTGCAAATCGTGGTGAGCGTTGGCGTCGCCTCCCTGTTGAAGGGCAACCATTTACTGGCCGCCGCCGGAACATTGGTGAGCAATCCACTCACCTATATCCCGCTGTATTGGTTCAACTACTTGGTGGGAGATCAACTGCTGGGCCCAAGCGCTGGCGCGGACACTCTCAGCTCGATCAACCGCAGCAACCTTTGGCTCCAGGGTTGGGACTTCACCCAACGCATTTTGCTGGGGTCGAGTCTGGTGGGCCTGATCTTGGCGGCCGTGAGTGGCCTGGTGGCCTACAAACTCTTTCAGCGCCGCAGCATTCAGCCATCTCGCCCCATCACGGTGTCTAACCAGTGGCCATAG
- the mnmE gene encoding tRNA uridine-5-carboxymethylaminomethyl(34) synthesis GTPase MnmE — protein MPRLDTIAAVATAVAPGQGGIAVIRLSGPVAEQVGQAVVRCPGRQEWGSHRILYGHVMAVDGQRRLDEVLLLLMRAPRSFTGEDVVEIHCHGGVMAVQQVMERVLEQPGVRRALPGEFSQRAVLNGRLDLTQAEAVSALVSARSRRAADLAMAGLDGGIQARITALRERLLDQLTELEARVDFEDDLPPLDGTALLNELQAVRTELLALVADGERGDALRHGLRVALVGRPNVGKSSLLNRLSRRERAIVTELPGTTRDLLESEIVLDGVPITLMDTAGIRATNDAVEQLGIARSEEALMSADLVLLIVDGHAGWTETDAQLLARIPNAVPRVVVANKSDLDGPPLPREVDVQFSALNGAGEDALVQVLLERCGAGDAAAIVLSLNTRQRDLASAAAAALARSHEVAQQQLPWDFWTIDLREAIRGLGEITGEELTEAVLERVFSRFCIGK, from the coding sequence GTGCCTCGTCTCGACACCATTGCTGCGGTCGCTACGGCTGTGGCACCAGGGCAGGGGGGGATTGCCGTGATCCGGTTGTCGGGGCCGGTGGCTGAGCAGGTTGGTCAAGCGGTCGTCCGATGTCCTGGTCGTCAGGAGTGGGGCAGCCATCGGATCCTCTATGGCCATGTGATGGCGGTTGATGGCCAACGTCGGTTGGATGAGGTGCTGCTCTTGTTGATGCGCGCCCCCCGCAGTTTCACCGGGGAAGATGTGGTGGAGATCCATTGCCATGGCGGGGTGATGGCGGTGCAGCAGGTGATGGAGCGGGTATTGGAGCAGCCCGGGGTGCGGCGGGCCTTGCCGGGAGAGTTCAGCCAACGGGCAGTGCTGAATGGCCGCCTCGACCTCACCCAGGCGGAAGCGGTGAGTGCGTTGGTGTCGGCGCGAAGTCGGCGGGCTGCCGATCTCGCGATGGCCGGACTCGACGGTGGGATTCAGGCTCGAATCACGGCCTTGCGGGAGCGGTTGTTGGACCAGCTCACAGAGCTCGAGGCTCGGGTTGATTTCGAGGACGACCTGCCGCCGCTCGATGGCACTGCCTTGTTGAACGAACTGCAAGCGGTGCGAACCGAGCTGTTGGCTTTGGTGGCGGATGGGGAGCGGGGGGATGCCCTCCGGCATGGCCTACGGGTGGCGTTAGTGGGGCGACCCAATGTTGGAAAAAGCTCGTTGTTGAACCGCCTCAGCCGTCGGGAGCGGGCGATTGTGACCGAACTGCCCGGCACCACGCGCGATTTGTTGGAGAGCGAAATCGTTCTAGATGGGGTGCCAATCACGCTGATGGACACGGCCGGGATTCGTGCCACGAACGATGCCGTGGAACAGCTCGGAATTGCGCGCAGTGAGGAAGCGTTGATGTCGGCTGATCTCGTGCTGCTGATCGTGGATGGTCACGCCGGTTGGACCGAGACCGACGCCCAGTTGCTGGCGCGCATTCCCAACGCCGTCCCCCGCGTTGTTGTCGCGAATAAGTCCGATCTCGATGGTCCACCCTTGCCGAGAGAGGTAGATGTGCAGTTCTCAGCCCTCAATGGAGCCGGCGAAGACGCCTTGGTTCAGGTGTTGCTTGAACGATGTGGCGCTGGGGATGCGGCCGCAATTGTGCTGTCGTTGAATACCCGTCAGCGCGATTTGGCGTCCGCGGCGGCGGCGGCATTGGCGCGGAGTCACGAGGTGGCACAACAACAATTGCCCTGGGATTTTTGGACCATTGATCTGCGTGAGGCGATCCGTGGCCTTGGTGAAATCACCGGAGAAGAACTCACGGAAGCCGTGTTGGAGCGCGTTTTCTCCCGTTTTTGTATCGGGAAATAG
- the nadC gene encoding carboxylating nicotinate-nucleotide diphosphorylase: MDWQAPAISRALDRWLDEDIGRGDLTAVALQGQQAAAHWLAKQSGRFCGGPVVQKLFERLDPACQVQLLVADGEPVQPGQRLLELEGPATALVAGERTALNLAMRLSGIATATGELVAQLDGTGVRLADTRKTTPGLRMFEKYAVRCGGGSNHRMGLDDAAMLKENHLAWAGGMTAAIDAVRHQAPWPCRVIVEAETGEQACEAVQAGADGVLLDEFSPEQLQVLVPRLRQLAPGGVVLEASGVQPEQLRAFAATGIDLISTSAPMTRSRWLDLSMRFS; encoded by the coding sequence GTGGACTGGCAGGCCCCGGCAATCAGCCGTGCTTTGGATCGTTGGTTGGATGAAGACATCGGCCGCGGCGATCTAACAGCGGTTGCTCTGCAGGGGCAGCAGGCGGCGGCGCATTGGCTGGCGAAACAGTCGGGCCGCTTCTGTGGCGGTCCGGTAGTGCAAAAGCTCTTCGAACGCTTAGATCCCGCCTGCCAGGTTCAGTTGCTGGTGGCCGACGGAGAGCCCGTACAGCCTGGGCAGCGTCTGCTGGAGCTTGAGGGCCCCGCCACCGCCCTTGTGGCTGGGGAGCGCACTGCCCTCAATTTGGCGATGCGCCTGTCTGGAATCGCGACGGCGACCGGGGAGTTGGTGGCGCAGTTGGATGGCACTGGGGTTCGATTGGCCGATACCCGAAAAACCACGCCGGGGCTGCGCATGTTCGAGAAATATGCCGTCCGTTGTGGTGGTGGCAGCAACCACCGCATGGGCTTGGATGATGCGGCGATGCTCAAAGAAAACCACCTCGCTTGGGCTGGGGGAATGACTGCTGCCATCGACGCGGTTCGCCATCAGGCGCCCTGGCCATGTCGGGTGATTGTGGAGGCGGAAACGGGCGAGCAGGCCTGTGAAGCGGTGCAAGCCGGGGCCGATGGGGTGTTGCTGGATGAGTTCAGCCCCGAGCAGCTGCAGGTATTGGTGCCGCGCTTGCGCCAGCTGGCTCCGGGCGGTGTTGTGCTGGAGGCGTCTGGGGTGCAGCCCGAACAACTCCGTGCCTTTGCCGCCACTGGGATCGACCTGATCTCAACCAGTGCCCCGATGACCCGCAGCCGCTGGTTGGATCTGAGCATGCGCTTCAGTTGA
- the argS gene encoding arginine--tRNA ligase, producing the protein MLSLSQTLDAQLRAAMQRAFPDAEATLDPQLAAASKPEFGDFQANGALPLAKPLKQPPRQIATAIVDQLSGDEAFNALCLAPQIAGPGFINLTIRPERLAEELAARLGTDRLGVPAVDNAAPVVVDFSSPNIAKEMHVGHLRSTIIGDSLARVLEFRGHSVLRLNHVGDWGTQFGMLITHLKQVAPETLDTADAVDLGDLVAFYREAKKRFDDDDAFQATSRDEVVKLQGGDPVSLKAWGLLCDQSRREFQKLYDRLDIRLSERGESFYNPYLPAVLEGLKAVDLLVTDDDAQCVFLEGVTGKDGNPLPVIVQKRDGGFNYATTDLAAIRYRFASSPAGDAAQRVIYVTDAGQANHFAGVFQVAERAGWIPAEARLEHVPFGLVQGEDGKKLKTRAGDTVRLRDLLDEAVERSEQDLRSRLQEEERTESDAFISHVATTVGLAAVKYADLSQNRLTNYQFSFDRMLALQGNTAPYLLYAVVRIAGIARKGGDLGVSNAALQFSEPQEWALVRELLKFDRVIVEVEDELLPNRLCSYLFELSQVFNRFYDQVPVLKAEPSALASRLALCRHTADTLRCGLALLGIPTLERM; encoded by the coding sequence ATGCTCAGCCTGTCCCAGACCCTGGATGCCCAGCTGCGGGCGGCGATGCAACGGGCTTTTCCGGATGCGGAAGCCACGTTGGATCCGCAACTTGCAGCAGCAAGTAAGCCGGAATTTGGCGATTTTCAGGCCAACGGTGCGCTTCCGTTGGCCAAACCTTTGAAGCAGCCGCCGCGTCAGATCGCGACGGCGATCGTGGACCAGCTCAGCGGCGATGAGGCGTTCAATGCGCTTTGTTTGGCGCCGCAGATCGCAGGTCCAGGCTTCATTAATCTCACCATTCGCCCGGAGCGGCTGGCGGAGGAGCTTGCCGCACGCTTAGGCACCGATCGTCTTGGCGTTCCCGCCGTCGACAATGCGGCACCCGTCGTGGTGGATTTTTCCAGTCCCAACATTGCCAAGGAGATGCATGTTGGACACTTGCGCTCCACGATCATTGGCGACTCCCTGGCGCGGGTGTTGGAGTTTCGCGGCCATTCCGTGTTGCGGCTGAATCATGTGGGCGACTGGGGCACCCAGTTCGGGATGCTGATTACTCACCTCAAGCAGGTGGCCCCTGAAACCTTGGACACCGCCGATGCGGTGGACTTGGGAGACCTCGTCGCGTTTTATCGCGAAGCAAAAAAACGCTTTGATGACGACGATGCTTTTCAGGCCACCTCCCGCGACGAGGTGGTGAAGTTGCAGGGGGGGGATCCCGTGTCGCTGAAGGCTTGGGGCCTGCTGTGCGACCAATCCCGTCGTGAGTTTCAGAAGCTCTACGACCGGCTTGATATCCGCTTGAGCGAACGAGGCGAATCTTTCTACAACCCCTATTTGCCGGCGGTGCTGGAGGGCCTGAAAGCGGTCGACTTACTGGTGACCGACGACGATGCCCAGTGCGTGTTCCTTGAGGGCGTGACGGGCAAAGACGGCAATCCGTTGCCTGTGATCGTGCAGAAGCGTGATGGTGGTTTCAATTACGCCACCACGGATCTCGCCGCCATTCGCTACCGGTTTGCATCGTCGCCTGCGGGGGATGCGGCGCAACGGGTGATTTACGTGACCGATGCAGGCCAGGCCAACCACTTTGCTGGGGTGTTTCAGGTGGCGGAACGGGCGGGTTGGATTCCCGCTGAGGCCCGTCTTGAGCATGTGCCCTTTGGGCTGGTGCAAGGGGAAGACGGCAAAAAGCTCAAGACCCGCGCCGGCGACACCGTGCGGCTTCGAGATCTATTGGATGAGGCGGTGGAGCGGTCGGAACAGGATCTGCGGTCGCGCTTGCAGGAGGAGGAGCGCACCGAGTCCGATGCGTTCATCTCCCATGTGGCCACCACCGTTGGTCTGGCGGCTGTGAAGTACGCCGACCTCAGCCAAAACCGTCTCACCAACTATCAATTTTCCTTCGATCGGATGCTGGCCCTGCAGGGCAATACTGCGCCTTATTTGTTGTATGCGGTGGTCCGCATTGCTGGCATTGCTCGCAAGGGTGGAGATCTCGGCGTGTCCAACGCTGCCTTGCAGTTCAGCGAACCCCAAGAGTGGGCTTTGGTGCGGGAGCTACTCAAATTTGATCGGGTGATTGTCGAGGTGGAAGACGAGCTCTTACCCAATCGCCTCTGCAGCTACCTGTTCGAACTCAGTCAGGTGTTCAACCGTTTTTACGACCAGGTTCCTGTGCTCAAAGCGGAACCCTCTGCATTGGCATCTCGCTTGGCCCTCTGCCGTCATACGGCCGATACGTTGCGATGTGGTTTGGCGCTTTTAGGGATTCCAACGCTGGAGCGGATGTGA
- a CDS encoding glucosyltransferase domain-containing protein: MTIAASEHSASFWSLTSRDRGQLVAALWVGLLLVVPLALKVPMFIDDFGRSLSGSYDWSKDGRPLAELIYQTLMLGSDRVVLTSPLGQLLCLPGMALSSLLLCRIVGHRAAWAGALATIFLFGQPYALQTLSYSFDSPLMVFAVLLCLGAGACLVLCSGPRSRIAAVALGVCSLATYQPANSAFWIVVLMALLFPDGTTGRSGWRVFADLVACQVLALLIYKYGVFSQLELKDYAAYHSALPPLGDLPAVLVENSGRYLSTLHDDWRETEAGLVFFIAALVALLTACLGRQKALRPGAMRWQPARSVGFGTLAVLVIVALSHGLPLLLSRPIFEPRTFVGIGVVMASLALIATRKGWRGWWNRGVLLVLVAAAWACITITYAYANAQAAQQGLNQQVLQSLTQTLQQRGLRNADFDRVVITGKTPRAPVADNTFRTFPYLKRLVKPVKGNWWGHIGLKHQGFRKPFKMLQPEDIGTPQPIASTSLYSLAKEGKTLVVHFHDS; this comes from the coding sequence ATGACGATCGCTGCTTCGGAGCATTCCGCTTCGTTTTGGTCCCTCACGTCACGGGATCGCGGGCAGTTGGTGGCGGCCTTGTGGGTGGGTCTGCTGCTCGTGGTGCCGTTGGCACTGAAGGTGCCGATGTTTATCGACGATTTCGGGCGTTCGCTCAGTGGCTCTTACGACTGGTCGAAAGATGGTCGTCCCTTGGCGGAGCTGATCTACCAAACCCTGATGCTGGGCTCCGACCGCGTTGTTCTCACCAGTCCGCTGGGCCAACTGCTCTGTCTGCCGGGCATGGCGCTGTCGAGTTTGTTGCTGTGCCGCATCGTTGGACATCGCGCGGCCTGGGCCGGAGCTTTGGCGACCATTTTTTTGTTTGGTCAGCCCTACGCATTGCAGACCCTGTCGTACTCCTTCGATTCACCGTTGATGGTGTTTGCGGTACTCCTATGCCTAGGGGCTGGTGCATGCCTGGTGTTGTGCTCAGGCCCCCGCTCTCGTATTGCGGCAGTGGCGCTCGGGGTGTGCTCGTTGGCCACGTATCAGCCGGCCAATTCTGCGTTTTGGATCGTCGTGTTGATGGCTTTGCTCTTCCCCGATGGGACGACAGGGCGATCTGGCTGGAGGGTTTTCGCCGACTTGGTGGCCTGTCAGGTGTTGGCCTTGTTGATTTACAAGTACGGAGTTTTTAGTCAACTGGAGCTGAAGGATTACGCGGCTTACCACTCGGCTTTGCCTCCGCTTGGTGATCTTCCAGCTGTGTTGGTGGAAAACAGTGGCCGTTATCTCTCCACCCTGCATGACGACTGGCGGGAGACCGAGGCCGGTTTGGTTTTTTTCATTGCTGCTCTGGTCGCGTTGCTCACTGCCTGCTTGGGCAGGCAAAAGGCATTGAGGCCTGGGGCGATGCGATGGCAGCCGGCCAGATCGGTTGGCTTCGGAACACTCGCTGTGTTGGTGATTGTCGCCCTATCCCATGGACTCCCTCTGCTGCTCAGTCGACCAATCTTTGAACCGCGCACCTTTGTGGGGATTGGCGTCGTGATGGCCAGCCTCGCTTTGATTGCCACCCGGAAGGGTTGGCGAGGCTGGTGGAACCGTGGGGTGTTGCTCGTGTTGGTAGCGGCGGCGTGGGCCTGCATCACGATCACCTATGCCTATGCCAATGCTCAGGCGGCGCAGCAGGGCTTGAATCAACAGGTGCTGCAGTCGCTGACCCAAACCCTGCAGCAGCGTGGACTCCGCAACGCTGATTTCGATCGTGTGGTGATCACGGGGAAAACACCGCGGGCGCCGGTGGCGGACAACACCTTCCGGACCTTTCCTTACCTCAAGCGCCTGGTGAAGCCCGTGAAGGGCAACTGGTGGGGGCATATCGGCTTGAAACATCAGGGCTTCCGTAAGCCGTTCAAGATGCTGCAGCCTGAGGACATCGGTACCCCTCAACCGATTGCATCGACATCGCTCTACAGCTTGGCCAAAGAAGGGAAAACCCTTGTGGTTCACTTCCACGACTCTTGA
- a CDS encoding histidinol-phosphate transaminase, producing the protein MNPNSSAPPPARAAVEQLQAYSAPLEGRRELLRLDFNENTIGPSPLVAQAVRNFSAEDISIYPEYEGLCEAVVQNLLETQCRSGLQPDQVGLFNGVDAAIHAVFQAYGDQGDRLLTTAPTFGYYAPCARMQGMVIEAIPYEGDAFAFPLQGIEAALRAQTPRLLLICNPNNPTGTRLPADQVIALAASAPNTLVVVDELYEAFTGDSVLPTADFEATPNLLVLRSLAKTAGLAGLRIGFAVGHPAVIDRIGRVTGPYDVNSVAVAAAFAALADQSYVDAYVAEVLRARDWTLNALRDAGVRHHCDGGNYLLIWPQRPVAEVDAALRQAGILVRSMAGKPLIDGCFRVSIGTTSQMQRFMEGFYPLER; encoded by the coding sequence GTGAACCCCAACAGTTCCGCTCCGCCTCCGGCTCGTGCGGCTGTCGAGCAGCTGCAGGCTTATAGCGCTCCGTTGGAAGGGCGTCGGGAACTTTTAAGGCTGGATTTCAACGAGAACACCATTGGACCCAGCCCTTTAGTGGCTCAAGCGGTGCGGAATTTCAGCGCCGAAGACATTTCGATCTATCCCGAATACGAGGGATTGTGCGAGGCGGTGGTGCAAAACCTGCTGGAAACCCAATGCCGTAGTGGCTTGCAGCCCGATCAGGTGGGTTTGTTCAACGGGGTTGATGCGGCCATTCATGCCGTGTTTCAGGCCTATGGCGATCAAGGAGATCGACTGCTCACCACAGCTCCCACATTTGGGTATTACGCCCCTTGCGCTCGGATGCAAGGGATGGTGATTGAGGCGATCCCCTACGAGGGTGATGCTTTTGCGTTCCCGTTGCAGGGGATTGAAGCGGCCTTGCGTGCGCAGACGCCACGGTTGCTTTTGATTTGCAATCCCAACAACCCCACCGGCACGCGGTTGCCAGCGGATCAGGTGATCGCTTTGGCGGCTTCAGCCCCCAACACCTTGGTGGTGGTGGATGAGCTGTACGAAGCCTTTACGGGCGACAGCGTGCTGCCGACTGCTGATTTCGAAGCTACGCCCAATCTGTTGGTGTTGCGGTCGTTGGCAAAAACAGCCGGATTGGCTGGGCTTCGCATCGGCTTCGCCGTTGGGCATCCTGCTGTGATCGATCGGATTGGCCGGGTCACGGGGCCCTACGACGTGAACAGTGTGGCGGTGGCAGCAGCATTCGCCGCTTTGGCGGATCAGTCGTATGTGGATGCCTACGTGGCTGAGGTGCTGCGGGCTCGCGACTGGACACTCAATGCGCTGCGGGATGCTGGCGTGCGCCACCACTGCGATGGCGGCAACTATCTGCTGATCTGGCCCCAGCGCCCGGTGGCGGAGGTGGATGCGGCGTTGCGGCAGGCGGGAATCCTGGTGCGTTCGATGGCGGGCAAGCCCCTCATTGATGGTTGTTTTCGGGTGAGCATCGGCACCACCAGCCAGATGCAGCGCTTCATGGAGGGGTTTTACCCCCTGGAGCGATGA